A single window of Sphingobium sp. SCG-1 DNA harbors:
- a CDS encoding acyl-CoA dehydrogenase family protein, which yields MDFNHSEDRQMLADTLARYLQQRYPTGVRHKISSSDTGWSSEHWSALAELGVVGALFPEEAGGFGGSGFDIAAVFEQFGKALVVEPFLGTLLAGRILSKVQGQKQLLEEVIAGTVPLAFAHEEPQSRYDLAQVAVRAEQNGGVWTLSGCKAVVPQLEAANQILVSARIAGTPGEESGIGLFLTDVASSGSQVRGYPLVDGGRGGELILAGSRATLIAENGYSLIEDAVATGLVALSWEAIGVMDVLKAATLDYLRTRKQFGVPIGKFQALQHRMANMSLEIEQARSAGINAAAALDETRVARERAVSAAKFTIGRVGTLVAEEAIQLHGGIGMTWELPLSHYAKRLTMIGHQLGDEDHHLDRFVALGRVA from the coding sequence ATGGACTTTAACCATAGTGAAGATCGGCAGATGCTCGCCGACACGCTCGCTCGCTACCTGCAGCAGCGTTATCCAACAGGAGTTCGCCACAAGATCAGCAGCTCCGACACCGGCTGGTCCTCAGAGCATTGGAGCGCCCTTGCCGAACTTGGTGTCGTGGGAGCGCTTTTCCCTGAAGAGGCTGGAGGCTTTGGCGGCTCTGGCTTCGATATCGCCGCAGTGTTCGAACAGTTCGGTAAAGCGCTTGTCGTTGAGCCGTTCCTTGGAACGCTCTTGGCCGGCCGCATACTGTCCAAAGTACAGGGGCAAAAGCAACTGTTAGAGGAAGTGATTGCGGGTACTGTGCCACTCGCCTTCGCGCATGAGGAACCTCAAAGTCGCTATGATCTTGCGCAGGTTGCTGTACGCGCGGAACAGAACGGTGGCGTCTGGACATTATCTGGCTGCAAGGCTGTTGTCCCTCAACTGGAAGCCGCCAACCAAATCCTGGTTTCAGCGCGGATCGCGGGTACACCGGGAGAGGAGAGCGGCATTGGCCTGTTCCTCACCGATGTTGCCAGTTCCGGTTCTCAAGTGCGCGGCTACCCGCTGGTAGACGGCGGACGAGGCGGCGAACTGATATTGGCAGGCAGCCGAGCGACTCTGATCGCCGAGAATGGCTATTCTCTGATCGAAGATGCGGTAGCGACAGGTCTCGTCGCGTTGAGTTGGGAAGCCATCGGTGTGATGGATGTGCTTAAGGCAGCCACGCTGGACTATTTGCGCACCCGTAAGCAGTTCGGCGTGCCGATCGGCAAGTTTCAGGCACTCCAACACCGCATGGCGAACATGTCTTTGGAAATAGAGCAGGCGCGCTCGGCAGGTATTAATGCCGCTGCGGCGCTTGATGAGACGCGTGTCGCGCGTGAACGCGCAGTCTCCGCGGCCAAGTTCACCATTGGCCGTGTCGGAACGCTGGTTGCAGAAGAGGCAATTCAATTGCACGGTGGGATCGGTATGACTTGGGAACTGCCTCTCTCGCATTATGCCAAGCGGTTGACCATGATCGGCCATCAGTTGGGGGATGAGGACCATCATCTTGATCGCTTCGTGGCGCTGGGTCGTGTAGCATGA
- a CDS encoding SDR family NAD(P)-dependent oxidoreductase, with protein MSGRFTGKSILVTGAGSGIGLATAELFAREGASVLAVDLDEKIEGAFRENPSITVMRGDAGSEADVTAMIAAAVDRHGGLDVICANAGISGGMKGLFDQTAEDWETLLRVDLIGPFLAIKHGAKAMLAAERPGAIICTASVAGLRAGAGGPAYSAAKAGVINLVQTAAQQLTGSGIRVNAVCPGLIETGMTQALYDLARAKNRENMIGQLNPLQRGGDPVEIANAIGFLASDEASYVNGHALVVDGGLSTSHPFAKPRVLGETTF; from the coding sequence ATGAGCGGGCGCTTTACCGGTAAGAGCATTCTCGTGACGGGTGCCGGCTCGGGGATCGGGCTGGCTACGGCCGAGCTGTTCGCCAGGGAAGGCGCGAGCGTGCTCGCGGTCGACCTCGACGAAAAAATAGAGGGCGCTTTCAGGGAAAACCCCAGCATCACTGTCATGCGTGGCGATGCCGGTAGCGAGGCAGACGTTACGGCTATGATCGCCGCTGCCGTCGACCGGCATGGCGGCCTTGATGTCATATGCGCGAATGCCGGCATCAGCGGAGGCATGAAGGGCTTATTCGACCAAACTGCGGAAGACTGGGAAACATTGCTGCGGGTCGATCTTATCGGTCCATTTCTGGCGATCAAGCATGGTGCCAAGGCGATGCTCGCCGCGGAAAGACCTGGAGCGATTATCTGTACGGCATCCGTTGCGGGCTTGCGTGCAGGGGCTGGCGGTCCAGCTTATTCAGCCGCCAAGGCTGGCGTAATCAATCTTGTACAAACGGCGGCGCAGCAACTCACAGGGTCCGGCATTCGCGTCAATGCCGTCTGCCCCGGTCTGATCGAGACGGGAATGACCCAGGCCCTCTATGACCTGGCTCGCGCCAAGAACCGGGAAAATATGATTGGTCAGCTCAACCCACTGCAGCGCGGCGGTGACCCAGTTGAAATTGCAAACGCTATTGGCTTCCTTGCCTCTGATGAAGCGAGTTATGTTAACGGCCACGCGTTGGTCGTGGACGGCGGCCTTTCCACATCCCACCCTTTTGCCAAGCCCCGCGTGCTTGGTGAAACAACCTTCTAA
- a CDS encoding acyl-CoA dehydrogenase family protein produces MDLRFAPEEEAFREEVRTFLKEKLPTRIAEKVRQGKRLTKQDHETWHAILNERGWLANHWPKEYGGPGWSVAQAYIFDVETALAHAPRIIPFAVSMLGPVLIKYGSEAQKSHWLPRILDGTDWWCQGYSEPGSGSDLASLKTSAVRDGDHYIVNGQKTWTTLAQHANMIFCLVRTSTTGKKQEGISFLLIDMNTPGVEVRPIVLLDGEREVNEVFFTDVRVPVANLVGEENKGWTYAKYLLTYERTNIAGVGGSMAAFKELQRIAATERKNGKPLAEDPLFAARLARLEIDLENMKTTNLRVLAASGGGAASLEFSAMLKIRGTEIRQEITSLTRRALGPYAQPFISEALDEGFNGEPVGPEYAASAAVDYFNNRKLSIFGGSNEVQREIITKAILEL; encoded by the coding sequence ATGGATCTTCGTTTCGCACCCGAGGAAGAAGCATTTCGCGAGGAAGTGCGTACATTCCTGAAGGAAAAGCTGCCCACCCGCATTGCAGAGAAGGTGCGCCAAGGCAAACGGCTCACAAAGCAGGATCATGAGACATGGCATGCGATCTTAAATGAACGCGGATGGCTCGCCAATCACTGGCCGAAGGAATATGGAGGGCCGGGCTGGAGCGTCGCGCAAGCCTATATCTTCGATGTTGAAACCGCGCTGGCACACGCTCCGCGCATAATTCCCTTCGCCGTTTCGATGCTCGGCCCCGTCCTTATAAAATATGGCTCAGAGGCACAGAAAAGCCACTGGCTGCCTCGTATCCTCGACGGCACCGACTGGTGGTGCCAAGGCTATTCCGAGCCGGGATCAGGGTCCGACCTTGCCAGTCTGAAAACCAGCGCTGTGCGCGACGGCGACCATTATATCGTCAATGGGCAGAAGACCTGGACCACCCTTGCCCAGCACGCCAACATGATCTTCTGCCTTGTGCGCACGTCCACCACGGGCAAGAAGCAGGAAGGCATTTCTTTCCTGCTGATCGATATGAATACGCCGGGCGTCGAGGTCAGGCCGATCGTGCTGCTCGATGGCGAGCGAGAAGTGAACGAAGTATTCTTCACTGATGTGCGTGTGCCCGTCGCGAACCTTGTTGGTGAGGAGAACAAGGGCTGGACATATGCCAAATATCTGCTGACGTATGAGCGAACCAATATTGCCGGGGTTGGCGGCTCGATGGCCGCCTTCAAGGAACTGCAACGAATTGCCGCGACCGAGCGTAAGAACGGCAAGCCTTTGGCAGAAGATCCGTTGTTTGCTGCGCGCCTAGCCAGGCTGGAAATCGATCTTGAAAATATGAAGACGACCAACCTGCGCGTGTTGGCAGCATCCGGCGGTGGCGCCGCATCGTTGGAATTTAGCGCTATGCTGAAGATTCGCGGCACCGAAATTCGGCAGGAGATCACAAGCCTCACTCGTCGCGCCCTTGGCCCTTACGCGCAGCCGTTCATATCCGAAGCACTGGACGAGGGCTTTAATGGCGAACCCGTCGGTCCTGAATATGCGGCGTCTGCTGCGGTAGACTATTTCAACAATCGCAAGCTTTCGATCTTCGGTGGCTCGAACGAGGTCCAGCGCGAGATCATCACCAAAGCAATCTTGGAGCTGTAA
- a CDS encoding SDR family NAD(P)-dependent oxidoreductase, which translates to MDLFDLTGRVAIVTGSTRGIGRAIAEAYADAGARVVISSRKQPSCEEVAAAINAKHNEERAIAIAASISDKSALEALVAETRQRFGKIDILVCNAASNPYYGPMAGISDEQFRKIFDNNVLANHWLITMVSPEMVERRDGSIIVVSSIGGLIGSDVIGPYNISKAADFQMVRNLAVEFGQHNVRVNAIAPGVIRTDFARALWEDPKAEAALQRATPLERIGEPGEIAGAAVFLASKGGAYVTGQGIVVDGGSTIKSSL; encoded by the coding sequence ATGGATTTGTTTGATCTGACGGGCAGAGTCGCCATCGTCACCGGATCTACACGTGGCATCGGCCGTGCGATAGCAGAAGCTTACGCTGATGCCGGTGCCCGGGTGGTGATTTCAAGCCGGAAGCAGCCCAGCTGCGAAGAGGTTGCTGCGGCGATCAACGCTAAGCATAATGAAGAACGCGCAATCGCTATCGCTGCGAGCATTTCCGACAAGTCGGCGCTTGAAGCCCTGGTTGCTGAGACCCGCCAGCGGTTCGGCAAGATTGATATCCTTGTCTGCAATGCCGCGTCCAATCCCTATTACGGCCCGATGGCTGGTATCAGCGATGAGCAGTTTCGGAAGATTTTCGACAATAACGTGCTCGCCAACCACTGGCTCATCACCATGGTCTCCCCAGAGATGGTGGAGCGCCGGGATGGATCGATCATCGTCGTTTCTTCGATCGGTGGCCTGATCGGTTCCGATGTGATCGGACCTTATAATATCTCCAAGGCAGCCGATTTTCAGATGGTCCGAAACCTGGCGGTTGAATTCGGCCAGCACAATGTCCGCGTGAACGCAATTGCTCCGGGCGTGATCCGCACGGATTTCGCGCGCGCTTTGTGGGAAGATCCCAAGGCTGAAGCGGCGCTTCAACGGGCAACTCCTTTAGAACGGATTGGCGAACCGGGCGAAATTGCTGGTGCGGCCGTGTTCCTCGCGTCCAAGGGTGGGGCTTATGTCACCGGACAAGGCATCGTCGTGGACGGCGGCTCTACGATCAAGAGTAGCTTATGA
- a CDS encoding phosphotransferase family protein — protein MSDLDLTALAHWMCEAVPGFTNLLRLEKFTHGQSNPTYRVDGDAGAYVLRRKPFGKLLPSAHAIEREYHLLTALHPTGFPVPRPLALCEDVSVIGSAFYLMEMVEGRNCQDGTLPEVPTADRRAYYDEMIDTLAALHTVDYETVGLGDFGRPGNYIARQVERWTTQYRTAQTDDIPELERLIEWLPRTAPEQSRTSIIHGDYRIDNLIFTSTSPRVGAVLDWELATIGDPIADFAYFAMNWSMPRDGRSGLGGVDLAAGGLPTLDDAVTRYCAATGRDGLPDLHWYFAYNLFRLVGILQGIKKRVADGNASNERAAQMAEKVTPLARAAWEEARRAGARE, from the coding sequence GTGAGCGACTTGGATCTGACCGCGCTTGCCCATTGGATGTGCGAGGCAGTTCCCGGCTTTACCAATTTACTGCGGCTGGAAAAGTTTACGCACGGTCAGTCCAATCCCACCTACAGAGTAGACGGCGACGCCGGAGCATATGTCTTGCGCCGCAAGCCGTTCGGAAAATTGCTGCCCTCAGCTCATGCGATCGAGCGCGAATACCACCTGCTAACGGCCCTACATCCCACTGGCTTCCCCGTCCCTCGCCCCTTGGCTCTTTGCGAGGATGTCAGCGTGATCGGTTCGGCATTCTATCTGATGGAAATGGTCGAGGGCCGCAATTGTCAGGACGGAACTTTGCCTGAAGTACCGACGGCAGATCGGCGAGCTTATTATGACGAGATGATTGACACGCTGGCGGCGCTTCACACCGTCGATTACGAGACTGTGGGGCTGGGCGATTTCGGACGACCGGGAAACTATATCGCCAGGCAGGTTGAACGCTGGACCACCCAATATCGCACGGCTCAAACGGACGACATTCCCGAATTGGAACGTCTGATTGAATGGCTGCCCCGCACGGCCCCCGAACAATCCAGAACGTCGATCATCCACGGCGACTACCGCATCGACAACCTGATATTCACGTCAACATCCCCGCGGGTCGGTGCGGTGCTCGACTGGGAACTCGCCACAATTGGTGATCCGATCGCAGACTTCGCCTACTTTGCCATGAATTGGTCCATGCCCCGTGATGGACGATCGGGATTGGGGGGCGTTGATTTGGCTGCCGGCGGCCTTCCGACACTGGACGATGCTGTCACGCGCTATTGCGCGGCTACTGGGCGTGATGGGCTGCCTGATCTGCATTGGTATTTCGCCTACAACCTTTTTCGGCTCGTTGGCATTCTTCAGGGCATTAAAAAGCGGGTTGCCGATGGCAATGCATCGAATGAACGCGCCGCGCAAATGGCTGAAAAGGTGACGCCTCTCGCCCGCGCTGCATGGGAAGAGGCGCGCAGAGCCGGTGCCCGCGAATAA
- a CDS encoding 3-hydroxyacyl-CoA dehydrogenase NAD-binding domain-containing protein — protein MIQTHLHDDVLEILLDNAPVNALGAGVRQAVAAAVDEAQSDARVRAIVIRGNGKLFSAGADITEFGKPLAHPSLPQVVDAIEASRKPVVAAIHGMALGGGLEVALGCHYRIATPKAKLGLPEVTLGILPGAGGTQRLPRLVGVEAALGMIVTGSPILGSKAAEIGLIDQLSTDESLAADALAFARTVDGPRRTGERNVSADPALFERFAIDNARAIKNLDAPKACIEAVKAAAELPLDKGQEKERALFTALVTGDQSKALRHVFFAERAAAKIEGLSKDVQLRPIARVGVIGAGTMGGGISMNFLSAGIPVTIVEMAQEALDRGAGLIRKNYEATAAKGRLTTEQVEKAVGLLNPTLDFGALDDCDLIIEAVYENMDVKKEIFARLDKVAKPGAILASNTSYLSIDEIASATARPQDVLGLHFFSPANIMKLVEVVRGAETAQDVLATGMDLARRIGKVPVVSGVCYGFIGNRMLIPRQENANALLLEGATPEQVDRVHTTFGMPMGPFQMADLAGVDIGWHRDASRIENVREALCAQGRWGQKTKAGYYDYDEKRKPTPSPVVAEIVQEFRQKSGITPREISDEEIVTRTLYTMVNEGAKILEEGIAQRASDIDVVWNYGYGWPRYKGGPMFWAEQVGLSHVVAALQKYENALGETFSLSPLLVRCAAEGKPLDRPDVR, from the coding sequence ATGATCCAGACGCACTTACACGACGACGTCCTTGAAATTCTCCTAGACAACGCGCCCGTGAACGCACTGGGGGCGGGGGTGAGGCAAGCTGTTGCCGCAGCCGTTGATGAAGCGCAGTCGGATGCTCGCGTGAGGGCAATTGTCATTCGGGGTAATGGCAAGTTATTCTCTGCCGGCGCTGACATCACTGAGTTCGGCAAGCCATTGGCCCACCCCTCCCTGCCGCAAGTAGTGGACGCGATCGAGGCGAGCAGGAAGCCAGTCGTGGCGGCAATTCACGGCATGGCGCTGGGCGGTGGATTAGAGGTAGCCCTCGGCTGCCATTATCGAATCGCCACGCCTAAGGCAAAGCTTGGTCTGCCGGAAGTTACGCTAGGCATATTGCCCGGTGCGGGCGGCACACAGCGACTGCCGCGTTTGGTGGGTGTCGAAGCTGCATTGGGTATGATCGTAACGGGCAGCCCCATCCTTGGGTCAAAAGCCGCAGAGATCGGCTTGATTGACCAGTTGTCGACCGACGAAAGTCTTGCGGCAGACGCGCTTGCTTTTGCCCGCACTGTTGATGGCCCACGGCGTACGGGAGAGCGCAACGTCTCGGCAGATCCCGCGCTTTTTGAGCGGTTTGCCATCGACAATGCCCGTGCCATCAAGAACCTCGATGCGCCGAAGGCTTGTATCGAAGCAGTCAAGGCAGCAGCCGAACTGCCGCTGGACAAGGGGCAGGAAAAGGAACGTGCGCTGTTTACTGCCCTGGTGACAGGCGATCAGTCCAAAGCGTTGCGACACGTCTTCTTTGCCGAGCGCGCCGCCGCGAAGATCGAAGGCTTGTCCAAGGACGTGCAGCTTCGACCGATTGCAAGGGTTGGCGTGATTGGTGCCGGAACAATGGGCGGCGGGATTTCAATGAACTTCCTGTCGGCCGGGATACCTGTGACGATAGTTGAAATGGCGCAGGAGGCGTTGGACCGCGGCGCAGGACTGATCCGCAAGAATTATGAGGCTACTGCCGCCAAGGGGCGGCTTACGACCGAACAGGTTGAAAAGGCCGTCGGTCTGTTGAACCCCACGCTCGACTTTGGGGCGCTCGATGACTGCGATCTGATTATCGAAGCCGTTTACGAAAATATGGATGTGAAGAAAGAGATCTTCGCTCGGCTGGATAAGGTCGCGAAGCCAGGCGCTATTCTCGCTTCCAACACGTCTTACCTCTCAATTGACGAAATCGCGTCGGCCACCGCCCGGCCGCAGGACGTGCTGGGGCTGCATTTCTTCTCACCCGCCAATATCATGAAGCTGGTCGAGGTCGTCCGCGGCGCCGAGACCGCGCAGGATGTGCTGGCAACGGGCATGGACCTCGCGCGCAGGATCGGCAAAGTGCCGGTGGTTTCGGGCGTTTGTTATGGCTTCATAGGCAACCGAATGCTGATTCCCAGGCAAGAGAATGCCAATGCTCTGTTGCTGGAGGGTGCTACGCCGGAACAGGTCGATCGCGTTCACACCACTTTCGGCATGCCGATGGGGCCATTCCAGATGGCGGATCTGGCGGGCGTCGACATCGGCTGGCACCGCGACGCTAGCCGGATCGAAAATGTGCGGGAGGCACTATGTGCGCAGGGTCGTTGGGGTCAAAAGACAAAAGCCGGCTATTACGATTATGACGAGAAACGGAAGCCCACACCATCGCCCGTTGTTGCCGAAATAGTGCAGGAGTTCCGGCAAAAGTCCGGGATCACGCCTCGAGAGATTTCGGACGAGGAAATCGTTACCCGCACCCTGTACACGATGGTCAACGAGGGCGCGAAAATCCTGGAAGAAGGGATCGCGCAGCGCGCGTCGGATATCGATGTGGTCTGGAACTATGGTTATGGCTGGCCGCGTTACAAAGGCGGCCCCATGTTCTGGGCGGAGCAGGTCGGACTGAGCCATGTCGTTGCAGCGCTCCAGAAGTACGAAAATGCATTAGGCGAAACCTTCAGTCTCTCGCCCCTTCTCGTGCGTTGCGCGGCTGAGGGTAAGCCGTTGGACCGTCCGGACGTTCGATAA
- a CDS encoding long-chain-fatty-acid--CoA ligase has protein sequence MPLRFAEPAKEVYQYPLTIRHLLDGVLTRAADQQIVYRDQASFTYRDLVERIGRLASLLKDVGGDQGMTVAVMDWDSHRYLEAYFAIPMMGAVLQTVNVRMPPPQIAYTLQHARAEILLVHRDFFPIIEAIRPALPELKAIIAITDGTEDDVPAWGCGEYEALSASASPDFPFEDFDENALATTFYTTGTTGNPKGVCFTHRQLVIHTLAAAGAFGASLASPGIGVGDVYMPLTPMFHVHAWGVPYIATMLGVKQVYPGRYEAAMICRLRSEHATSYSHCVPTILEMVLQGADQAGTDLSGWKITIGGSALTKSLCAQGRSRGMLIGAGYGMSETCPMISKAALRFPEQTADENAALAALTSSGIPTPLVSVRIVDEAMNDVPQDGHSRGELVLRAPWLTPCYTGDAEASEALWRGGWLHTQDIATIDGQGHVQIRDRLKDVIKTGGEWIDSIQLEELVATTDGIIEASVVAVPDAKWGERPLAVVVPAHGVTPTLDMLNATIERAIAAGAITRYAKLDRFEIVDQLPRTTVGKIDKKVLRARYSDAAEAQR, from the coding sequence ATGCCATTGCGCTTCGCCGAACCGGCAAAAGAAGTTTATCAGTACCCGCTTACCATCCGGCATCTGCTGGATGGCGTCCTCACTCGAGCGGCGGATCAGCAGATCGTCTATCGCGATCAGGCAAGCTTCACCTATCGGGACCTCGTCGAGCGCATCGGCCGGCTTGCCAGCCTGTTAAAGGATGTCGGAGGCGATCAAGGTATGACGGTGGCTGTCATGGACTGGGACAGCCACCGCTATCTCGAAGCCTATTTTGCGATACCCATGATGGGCGCCGTACTTCAAACGGTAAACGTCCGAATGCCTCCGCCGCAAATTGCCTATACATTGCAGCATGCGCGAGCAGAGATTCTTTTGGTCCACCGCGACTTTTTTCCCATCATCGAAGCCATCCGGCCAGCCCTACCTGAGCTAAAGGCGATTATCGCGATCACGGACGGGACCGAAGACGATGTGCCGGCTTGGGGCTGCGGCGAGTATGAGGCTCTGTCCGCTTCCGCCTCGCCGGATTTCCCCTTTGAGGACTTTGATGAGAACGCGCTGGCGACGACGTTCTACACTACCGGTACGACCGGCAATCCGAAGGGCGTGTGTTTCACCCATCGTCAACTCGTGATACATACTTTGGCGGCCGCAGGTGCGTTTGGCGCTTCCCTGGCATCGCCGGGCATAGGTGTCGGCGACGTATATATGCCGCTTACGCCGATGTTTCATGTCCATGCCTGGGGCGTCCCCTACATCGCAACGATGTTGGGTGTGAAGCAGGTTTATCCGGGTCGTTACGAAGCTGCAATGATCTGCCGGTTACGCAGCGAACACGCCACTTCCTATTCGCATTGCGTACCTACGATTCTTGAAATGGTGCTTCAGGGGGCGGACCAGGCTGGCACGGACCTCAGCGGCTGGAAGATCACCATTGGTGGCTCGGCACTGACCAAGTCATTATGCGCCCAAGGTCGAAGTCGTGGCATGTTGATTGGGGCCGGCTATGGCATGTCAGAGACCTGCCCGATGATATCGAAGGCAGCGCTCCGCTTCCCCGAGCAAACCGCGGACGAGAACGCAGCGCTCGCGGCGCTTACAAGCTCCGGTATTCCGACTCCACTGGTGAGCGTCCGGATTGTGGATGAAGCGATGAACGACGTGCCCCAGGACGGTCATAGCCGCGGCGAACTCGTGCTGCGCGCTCCATGGCTGACGCCGTGCTACACGGGAGACGCCGAAGCGTCAGAGGCGTTGTGGCGTGGCGGCTGGCTGCACACACAAGACATCGCGACGATTGACGGTCAAGGTCATGTCCAGATCCGCGATCGGTTAAAAGACGTCATCAAGACGGGAGGCGAATGGATCGATTCGATCCAGCTTGAGGAGTTAGTAGCGACGACCGACGGTATCATCGAAGCATCTGTAGTTGCCGTGCCCGACGCAAAATGGGGCGAACGCCCCTTGGCGGTTGTCGTACCCGCACATGGTGTCACGCCCACGCTCGACATGCTGAATGCAACGATAGAAAGGGCGATCGCGGCAGGCGCCATTACGCGGTATGCCAAGCTTGACCGGTTCGAGATTGTCGATCAGCTTCCACGAACCACCGTAGGCAAAATCGATAAGAAGGTGCTGAGAGCGCGCTACTCCGACGCAGCGGAAGCGCAAAGGTGA
- a CDS encoding acyl-CoA dehydrogenase family protein produces the protein MDFSFSSREQHFQTRVREFINDEVRARVSDYANEFDPSNRWNPSRTIEALKPKAKAAGLWNLFMPPAGESRSAEDGFTFTGERLTNLEYALCAEEMGRIAWASEVFNCSAPDTGNMEVLHRYGTRAQKDRWLKPLMEGEIRSAFLMTEPEVASSDATNIRTSIRRDGDHYVVNGRKWWSSGAGDPRCKVAIVMGKTNPDAEPHRQQAMILIDLDTPGVKIERMLSVYGYDHAPHGHGEITLTDVRVPIENMLLGEGRGFEIAQGRLGPGRIHHCMRTIGAAEEALEAMTRRLISRTAFGKRIADHSVWEERIARARIDIEMTRLLCLKAADLMDRAGNKAARNEIAMIKVQAPQMALRIIDDAVQAFGGGGVSGDFALAADWAHVRTLRLADGPDEVHERSIARAEFGRYRDISR, from the coding sequence ATGGATTTTTCGTTTTCCAGTCGCGAACAGCACTTCCAGACGCGCGTGCGAGAGTTTATCAACGATGAGGTACGCGCCCGCGTTAGCGACTATGCGAACGAGTTTGACCCCAGCAATCGATGGAACCCGTCGCGGACGATCGAAGCCCTAAAGCCCAAAGCGAAAGCCGCTGGTCTCTGGAACCTGTTCATGCCTCCGGCCGGGGAAAGCAGGAGCGCCGAGGACGGCTTCACCTTCACGGGTGAACGCCTCACCAACCTTGAATACGCCCTTTGCGCCGAAGAGATGGGGCGGATCGCTTGGGCATCGGAAGTTTTCAACTGCTCCGCACCCGACACCGGCAATATGGAGGTTCTCCATCGCTACGGTACGCGAGCACAGAAGGATCGCTGGCTGAAGCCGTTGATGGAAGGAGAAATCCGGTCCGCTTTCCTGATGACGGAGCCAGAGGTCGCATCCTCAGACGCGACTAACATTCGCACGTCGATCCGTCGTGACGGGGATCATTATGTTGTAAATGGCCGGAAATGGTGGTCGTCGGGTGCTGGCGATCCGCGCTGTAAGGTGGCGATCGTCATGGGGAAAACGAATCCCGATGCCGAGCCGCACCGTCAGCAAGCCATGATACTGATCGATCTGGACACGCCAGGCGTGAAGATTGAGCGCATGCTTTCTGTGTACGGTTACGATCATGCGCCGCACGGACATGGTGAGATCACCCTGACGGATGTTCGCGTTCCTATCGAAAACATGCTCCTTGGCGAAGGACGTGGATTTGAGATTGCGCAAGGGCGACTGGGGCCGGGGCGCATTCACCATTGTATGCGCACCATTGGAGCAGCCGAAGAGGCGCTGGAAGCCATGACGAGGCGGCTCATTTCGCGCACCGCGTTTGGCAAGCGTATCGCGGATCATTCGGTGTGGGAGGAGAGAATCGCCCGCGCACGCATCGACATCGAAATGACGCGCCTCTTATGCCTGAAGGCAGCGGATTTGATGGATCGGGCTGGCAACAAGGCTGCCCGTAATGAAATCGCCATGATAAAAGTACAGGCTCCGCAAATGGCGCTACGTATCATCGACGACGCCGTGCAGGCCTTTGGCGGCGGCGGCGTGTCGGGCGACTTCGCACTGGCAGCGGACTGGGCGCATGTCCGCACGTTGCGCTTGGCGGATGGTCCCGATGAAGTGCATGAACGGTCGATCGCACGTGCAGAGTTCGGTCGCTACCGGGACATCAGTCGGTGA